The Acidobacteriota bacterium genome has a segment encoding these proteins:
- a CDS encoding FAD-dependent oxidoreductase, with the protein MVHYMEMVHPGVREHQEGGTVWAWSRDPYAMGCVSWPAPGDVLRFLEPLQRSWGRVHFAGEHTTILRSTMEGAIRSGIRAAHEVNEA; encoded by the coding sequence GTGGTTCATTACATGGAGATGGTCCATCCGGGGGTTCGTGAACATCAGGAAGGCGGAACGGTCTGGGCGTGGAGCCGCGATCCCTATGCGATGGGATGCGTCTCCTGGCCCGCTCCGGGAGATGTGCTGCGCTTCCTCGAGCCCCTGCAGCGTTCCTGGGGACGGGTGCACTTCGCCGGCGAGCACACGACCATCTTACGTTCGACGATGGAGGGGGCGATCCGTTCCGGTATCCGTGCTGCGCACGAAGTGAACGAGGCGTAA
- a CDS encoding septal ring lytic transglycosylase RlpA family protein, with protein sequence MKRLFAAVVCTAGLALLGCESDGPTEVQADSIAEASAATGTISSDKLAELKDQFPVLRKEPAPPPQPRPSANPADIPGAIADALSPAILEEITGTATFYADKFEGRRTASGIPFRQNQMVAAHRAYPFGTVLRVTNVRNHKSVNVRVVDRGPFAKPKRASRPVLDLSRRAAEQLDFISAGRAEVRVQVLEWGKGIS encoded by the coding sequence TTGAAGCGCCTTTTTGCAGCAGTCGTGTGTACCGCCGGGCTAGCCCTGCTCGGATGTGAAAGTGACGGTCCGACGGAGGTCCAGGCCGACAGCATTGCGGAAGCCAGTGCGGCAACGGGCACGATCTCTTCCGACAAGCTCGCGGAACTGAAGGACCAGTTTCCGGTCCTGCGAAAGGAGCCTGCACCGCCGCCCCAGCCTCGCCCGAGCGCGAATCCGGCGGACATCCCCGGCGCGATCGCCGACGCGCTCTCGCCGGCGATTCTCGAAGAGATCACCGGAACGGCCACGTTCTACGCCGACAAGTTCGAAGGCCGGCGTACCGCGAGCGGGATTCCGTTTCGCCAGAACCAGATGGTCGCCGCGCACCGTGCCTACCCGTTCGGCACCGTTCTGCGGGTGACGAACGTTCGCAACCACAAGTCGGTGAACGTGCGCGTGGTCGACCGCGGTCCGTTCGCCAAACCCAAAAGGGCGAGCCGCCCTGTGCTCGACCTCTCGCGCCGCGCCGCGGAGCAGCTCGACTTCATCAGCGCGGGACGAGCCGAGGTGAGGGTCCAGGTGCTGGAGTGGGGGAAGGGGATCTCGTAG
- a CDS encoding acetone carboxylase subunit gamma gives MLPNLKVRREFQDRCAKSFLLLVAGVLTAGAGAYFLFAGDSGFALPVVLAGIAIAAWATYLRRCPGCGIMVTEYAPRQCPGCETDLTPVPVSHPDRVDVPALYRRNRRLAIGLMVAAIVILASESFLAFGSSEAELSTLLLPAIISIMLGIGSVFAYRCPACRQILMRPGSGKRIEQMRLQRFKPVPSCPFCGIGY, from the coding sequence ATGCTTCCGAATCTGAAGGTGCGCCGGGAGTTTCAGGATCGCTGCGCTAAATCATTCCTCCTCCTTGTCGCGGGAGTTCTGACCGCCGGCGCAGGTGCGTATTTCCTTTTCGCAGGTGACAGCGGGTTCGCTCTGCCCGTCGTTCTCGCGGGAATTGCAATCGCGGCGTGGGCAACCTATCTCCGGCGCTGCCCTGGGTGCGGGATCATGGTTACGGAATACGCGCCCCGCCAGTGCCCCGGATGTGAAACCGATCTGACACCAGTACCTGTTTCGCATCCCGATCGTGTGGACGTTCCCGCTCTGTACCGAAGGAACCGAAGGTTAGCCATCGGGTTGATGGTCGCAGCCATAGTGATCCTCGCTTCAGAGTCATTTCTCGCCTTCGGGTCTTCGGAGGCTGAGCTCAGCACCTTGCTACTGCCCGCGATCATCTCAATCATGCTGGGCATCGGTTCGGTCTTCGCCTACCGGTGTCCGGCGTGCCGCCAGATTCTGATGCGTCCTGGGAGCGGAAAAAGGATCGAACAGATGCGACTCCAGAGATTTAAGCCGGTGCCTTCCTGTCCCTTCTGCGGCATTGGCTATTAA
- a CDS encoding glycosyltransferase family 2 protein translates to MRAKVAGVLMRFAASGIVPARLFLPSLPEELAPKIGRLRIEIVSHCWNYNQFLAYQLSSLVNHPPSDVAVTMTVFYSPGDEGTAATLAFFEQMNVPGVTWNWRPLDKYSLFRRAIGRNMAAKTTEADWIWFTDCDVIFHQGCLDALGAQLQGRRDRLVFPRIEHCTPLLADNDPLVSAAVDGPRLVEIDTSFFHSRLLDVAKGPVQITHGDLARAVGYCESLNVYQRPEPRWSKAWEDRAYRWLLRTDGAPIDVPGVYRIRHSSKGRYGRTGLLRKVRGMSRRLQSAWRDRRLGH, encoded by the coding sequence ATGCGTGCGAAAGTGGCCGGCGTGCTGATGCGCTTCGCGGCCTCGGGCATCGTACCCGCGCGCCTGTTTCTTCCTTCGCTGCCTGAAGAGCTTGCCCCGAAAATCGGGCGCCTGCGAATCGAGATCGTCAGCCATTGCTGGAACTACAATCAGTTTCTCGCCTACCAGCTCAGCTCGCTCGTCAACCACCCCCCGTCTGACGTGGCGGTCACTATGACTGTCTTCTATTCACCCGGAGACGAGGGGACGGCCGCGACGCTCGCATTCTTCGAGCAGATGAACGTCCCCGGCGTAACGTGGAACTGGCGCCCCCTCGACAAGTACTCGCTCTTCCGGCGAGCGATCGGGCGCAACATGGCTGCGAAGACCACCGAGGCCGACTGGATCTGGTTCACGGACTGCGACGTGATCTTTCACCAGGGGTGTCTCGATGCCCTCGGCGCGCAACTCCAGGGACGGCGCGACCGGCTGGTGTTCCCGCGAATCGAGCACTGCACGCCGCTGCTCGCCGATAACGATCCGCTGGTGTCGGCCGCAGTGGACGGACCGCGACTCGTCGAGATCGACACGAGCTTCTTCCATTCCCGGCTTCTCGACGTCGCCAAGGGTCCGGTTCAGATCACGCACGGTGATCTGGCCAGAGCCGTGGGATACTGCGAGTCGCTGAACGTCTATCAACGGCCCGAGCCGCGATGGAGCAAGGCGTGGGAGGACCGGGCTTATCGCTGGCTTCTCCGTACCGATGGAGCTCCGATCGACGTGCCGGGGGTGTACCGGATACGCCATTCGTCGAAGGGGCGGTACGGCAGGACCGGCCTTCTCCGAAAGGTGCGTGGCATGTCGAGACGTCTGCAGTCAGCGTGGCGAGACCGGCGCCTCGGTCATTAG